In the genome of Aedes aegypti strain LVP_AGWG chromosome 2, AaegL5.0 Primary Assembly, whole genome shotgun sequence, the window CAAATGACGgtgacatcatatttaaactataattttaaaaattggctcaAATTTCAGTCTTAACACTTTtgatcttgtttgacgttcactaggTCGAATAAAACGCCACATGGATTCAACTTGTTAACACGGGGGTTGTttttatctgacattttggaggGGTCTCGAAAaccaaaatacattcaaaatcgGAGTTTAAACtaagaggtgtgacaaaatctcaaaggACCAAGCAAAAAAccggcaaaatattttttgagctCAATCGAACGAAAACCATTCAACAAGTGAGTAAGCATGAGTCTCTGGCTTAAATTTAACCGTTTGTTACTAAAATTGGGACGAGACTTTAGAAAATtcaacgatcattgacacaagAGCCATAATgtcatcccatttatccgcctgcattcatacaacacgcatgacatttatcgttcgtggaaaataacgagccatgaacaaaaacaagacagacacacaccacccactgtttggcgccgatcactgagtgtcaacacttgtaacattcgctaaCCCACTCTCACTCTGAAAaaaaacagaggcgaatattttttattttctgtgctatgtttgcaacagtggcgactcgtaacctcactttctacctgttctacgactctaaaaatgactatttcgccaaatttagattataaatcaaaaatttattcatCAAAATCGACGtttctaacaaatctctactcattatatgcaaatttgttactgaaattcaagaatttctattcgtggaacaggtagatttgaggttagggaatcgccaaagaggtattcaaataaaatgcattatttcgaattttgttatttatcctgatattttttatggtcaaaccatagctactattgcaataaagaaggctatatactaaaatcaacatatctttaaaattttgttcaattttttgcatgagcggGTTTTGGCACATACAAAAATACCTAGTGACccaataccgggtacccccgttggtttgaacacatttaatctgaacactttttaatctgtaccccgctattGCACGTCgatcagattaaaaatggttcaaacgtcatttagctcatggaacggagtgaagtgagatggaacgctgtggaacggaacgcagaatcaaaacaaaacagtgaaagaggtaaccagaaacacgtttccagggtgactagatgttcaaattaaaaatgaaccccgatggtttgcatgagataccgttcaaattaacgggggtgcacggtaaacGCTTATGaggtcttgtgttttcaatgaactaatctacgatgacgtcacgctgcaacttccagcgggaagaaaacctttactgcgggccatgtttacagaaaatgaacgatttcgctGAAAATTCATCCACTTCATGTTCATTCAGTGAACATTCCTTCACTGGATGTtagtccggatgtcattttatgtaaacgtggcccgcatttagagcggaaaagaaaaagaaaatcgacaataaaagaagaccgtggataagtccgtATAAAGAATtaatttatcaaatgaaaataatgccagacgacttcatttgaaagcTGTTAATATAACTAgaatataggccttttcatgtgacagatccgtctatgcatttgtttacatcggtggaggaccggtgctaacacgggcctgtcaatttcatagaagaaatgtcaaagtgcttcccgatcagctgatttgagacgtcatttgaataggcctatatccgtgcgaaaaatgttagtttttgacacgaaaaacaatttttacactagtgaACGGAAATAGGGGCACGaacggatactggtgcactgatgacaattatttctagattttttttcagaggttGCTCGAACTTGATAAATTTTAATTACAATGAATAACAAATACTgtcaactcttccttactcgatatttctccTAACTCGACgaaatgcgcggtcccttcaatcttcCATACTTCGATACcgctgtaagtcgatacctttCTAGCTTCATGTTCCCTAACTCCCATgtaagtttacctctctaactcgataatTTTCATAAGAACGAAACGAAAAGGTTCCAAATGTCCaaaaatttaatgatttttaatattattataaaattgatattgaaatTAAGGTTTACTGCCTATTTCTGGgtgatatttttatgtttgcagATTGTTCAAAATGTGCCATCTAGGAAAAAGGGGTGAACAGCTGCAAATGAGCCAGGATTGTGCATTATTCCTGTAGCGCAAGATTAGAAGCTCGTATTCAAGTTGTTGGTGATGGTATCTCATCTTCATAAACAGACAAGCAGCTCATCTTTCAACGATTTAAACGAAAACGCGAAATAAATCGATGAACATTTGCTCTTAATatgaaatttattgttttgatcATCCTATTCTATTCCGACTGCCTGCTGTTACGAATAACGCGTTCGGTAGTTTATTTAACAATTCGTTCAGTAATAACTCACGagcatattgtaattttttgagtGCTGCGTGTCGATTAAAATTACAGATTGCTCGGTAATTCTTAACTTTACCGGAAGCATTACCGAGAgctcagcggtttatattttggtaaaaaaaattaccggtgtcgatgatattttctaagtgtgtatatCTCGATACCTTCCTAACTCGAAGGTCTCTCAATATAgagtaagagagagttgactgtagtacgttttttggtgaaattaaCCATCTTGGTAGGTACTTTTATAACCTCAGTAACAGCGGAAAAGTCTGTCTAAGACTTGTTAGTTCCTATGAAGCATTATTAAATGTCGAGCTTTGGTAAAGCTATATAATTTATCCAaatctcttaaaaaaaatcgtttcgcAAAAAACTCAATCGTTCAGCCCATCTTTGGAatttaaattataataaaatagagCTATTTTAGCAGTTCTATGGCCAGTACAATTGAAGAATGGTTCAAACGTCTTTTAGCACATGGAATGCAATTAAGCGAAATGGAGCGTTGTGAAATGGGACGCAGAATCAAACCAAAACAGccagaggtaaccagaaacatgTGTTTCAGCTGTTGGTAGGGTGACCAAAAGTTCAAATTATAAATGAACCCCGTtagtttgcatgaggtatcgttcaaaaTAACGGGAATGCACGGTACTTCCATCATAATAATGaaagtttattaaaaaaaattagtgaGGACCTGTGTAGTATCTGCGCCTCCATCCCAGGTaaggacttcttcttcttcttcttcttggcattaacgtcctcactgcgacagagcctgcttcttagcttagggcccattcacaaatttcataacgctctagggggaaaTTGAggcgttacagctcatacaaattttatagaatattcatacaaaaagctttACGAGGGGGTAGGTGGCTGTCAAAAATGACCcctttttggcgttatgaaattcatgaataaaCCCTATAAGaatataagcacttccacagctattaactgagagctttctttgccaaacttgccattttcgcattcgtatatcatgtagcaggtacgattatactatatgcccagggaagtcaaggaaatttccagtgcgaaaagatccaggaccgtccgggaatcgaacccagacaccttcagcatgtctgtgctttgtagccgcgaactctaaccactcggttaaggaattGCATGACAATGTTCCAAAGAGAAAATTAAAACACGTTGTGTAAATATAATTCAATACACTTTATATTCATTATCATTGCGATAGAAAACAGTTTCACTGACATTTAGACTAAAATTGTCGTCctaataataatagtaataagAATCTATGTTTAAAAGCCTAAATTTTTATTCGGTACAAAAAATGACGTACATATGGCCAAATCAGGTTTCGAaaagtgttcataaaaatctttggaatttaATCGAACTGTTTCCATTAAGCCTGTGAAACTAGCATAGCTAAATCGACTAACAAAGAAACATTTAAATTTGTATATATAACTTTCAAAAGAAATCGAACTAACTTAAGGAGGTGTGCCGCAAAGCACCTGATTGATTACGAAAATATATAGAGCACTTCTATAGCTATTGCTGATCTACTGCATTCGGCAGTGGTCTTcaacgtcttcggcaaagtcctCTGTGGCGAGAGCACACCTCTGCAGCACACTGTTGACCGCAGCCCGGGCCAGATAGCCGGTGGTCTGATTTTGCGACAGCGAGAACAACGGCGAAATGTCCTTGGTCAGCGGCAAGTCATTGTCCTTGCAGTACATGTTGAACGAGTCCTCCAGCAGTAGGTCCAAATCCAAAATTTGGTTGAACCGAAGCTCCGGGTTTCGTCGCAGAATTGTCGCCACAATAACCAAAAGTTCGACGACAATTTGACGTCGTTCCGGTTGGTTGATTTTGTTCAGCATCTCTTCCACTTGCAAGGCAAAGGAGAACTCGCTACGGCTCTTGTTGGTAAGAGTGGCCAGCGCAGGGAGATTGTGTCCTTGAACTGTGATGCCGAGGGGAGTCCTTTCGAGGACATCCCAAACATGGTTATACAGTGACGGAGGAACGCGGAAGAGACAACCCTCTAGTTGACGGCGCTGTAAAGCACTGAAACTGTGTGAAAAGAGTTAGAGCAATTTTCGGAATTGAACTGGAATTGAAAGAATTTACCTATCATCAGCAGCCCAAAGACTGACGGTCAAAACCCGCAGCAGCAGTTTACGAATCGAGAACGGTGACAGATTTTCAATATCTGCATCTTCATCGCCGGTCATGGTGAGGTACAGCTTCATAGCTTCCAGAACCCAACCGACCCGGATCTTGAGAATACCTTTGAAGATATCTGGATTGGTAGCGATCAGACGACCGCAGTAGAGCACCACTTCTTGCTGCAGTACAGCATGGATCACATCGTACGGTTGTACCGTAGAGTACATTACGTTTTGAATCTCCGACGGAGTCATTGGCTTGTCGAACACAGTTTCACGTTGTCCGATGACGCCCACAGTGATTTGCTTACCATTTACCAGTACGGTCGTTATGAACGGTGAAATTGAGTCGACGATATGTCGCAACAGAGAACTACAATAGCGAACGGCACGCCAGTAGCGAAGCGTACCAGCGCGATAATACAGATCAGTTAAACGAGCATGTACGGTATCTCCAGTAATCTCATAGTTAGCACCTTCACGAAGTAAAATTATTCCTAGCAGTTGACACTGCAAGAAGATTGATTCGGTGTTCCTCAACGCTTCAATAATGTCCGGTGTCGCACGGTTCTGATAATCTTGTGCAATGATCTTCTTCTCGCGATAGGATTGAGCCCGAGGTACGTCGGTCAAGCTCTGATACCCAATGTAGTCATGATGGATCTGTGCAAAGGCACTCTCGGTCGAATCGGGAAGATCCGATTGGGACATGAAATCCAAATGTTCGATACAGGAACTTGAGATCAGGTTCTGCAGACGGCCGATACGAACCTTCATTCCGTCGCAATAACCCTTCTTCAGCATGGCAAGTAAATCGATCATCTCCTTGAACTGAGGATCACGCATGTGCTCCTCGCGGATCAACAAGCAGACCGTGGGCCTGCCCGACAGACGCCAATACTTGCCAACGAACTGAAGTTCAGTTTTGATGTCATCGATCAGCAGGGCCATGTCCCGGTACAGATAAAAGTCGGACACTTCAAAGATCAATGGGTAGCAGAGCACGGTCATTCCGCAGATGCGGTAAACCTGCAAAGGCAAATCATTGTCCAATCTAATATCTCTCTTCCAAATATCGTAGGCTATCAACCCACCTTACTAGTACCCAGAGAACCAACAGGACGCGGAGGTCTTCCAGTGAGGCCGATTTTGTCATTCACTCCCAACTGTTGGTACACGTTTATCAGCTGGTTTGAGGACCAGATTTGAACGGGTTCAACCTGAAATAACGTTGTCATAGTATCAATATCATTGGGTCGGTTTCTAGCTCAATTGTAACGTACCTCGTGCGGAGTTTGGGTTTGAATACCGTATGTGGCCATCATTGCTTGTAGACGCATCGATTCGGCGATGAGGACGATTTGCACTACCAAATCGGTAGCCGTACCCTGAACGGAAGCGTGGTTATCAaggaaaaagaaaagaaattcaattttaattaaCAAACTTCTCTTTCGTCATGCATCCACGGATAATGGAGGTTTCTCGGAGAAGGATTCAGAACCAATTCTTTGCTATGTTAAATAACGATCACAAGT includes:
- the LOC5567988 gene encoding probable phosphorylase b kinase regulatory subunit beta isoform X5, encoding MTTMERSVVNPTTPVARQPSLDDMNLDQFLKISNYEDTVKQLDIYYGIVKRQLLQFQSPITGLFPVLSTDREVGSIRDSVYCAASIWSLYQAYRRIDDDRGKSYELGQSAVKCMRGILECWIKQAHRVEKFKSRQCAINALHCKFHLDTGEEIYSDEKYNHLQIDVVSIYLIFLVQMISSGLQIIYTQDEVAFVQNLVYYVERAYRTPDYGMWERGSKYNDGTPEIHASSIGMAKSALEAINGCNLFGEKGASWSVVYVDIDAHNRNRSIFETMLPRESSSKGVDASLIPTLSFPAFASHEDRLVDLTKNNVIKRLRGKKGFKRFSRDGYLSRLEDKTRRYYTKGEIKDFENFECEWPIFYTYMIIDGVFKNNLEQIEEYQMELRKCMHSDMNGDPVVSMCYAPDGDGMYTRASSQSLFLWGQSVFIIAQLLTAGLLHINELDPIRRYLPSYNRPRKGGRYSAFQAKPGIGTATDLVVQIVLIAESMRLQAMMATYGIQTQTPHEVEPVQIWSSNQLINVYQQLGVNDKIGLTGRPPRPVGSLGTSKVYRICGMTVLCYPLIFEVSDFYLYRDMALLIDDIKTELQFVGKYWRLSGRPTVCLLIREEHMRDPQFKEMIDLLAMLKKGYCDGMKVRIGRLQNLISSSCIEHLDFMSQSDLPDSTESAFAQIHHDYIGYQSLTDVPRAQSYREKKIIAQDYQNRATPDIIEALRNTESIFLQCQLLGIILLREGANYEITGDTVHARLTDLYYRAGTLRYWRAVRYCSSLLRHIVDSISPFITTVLVNGKQITVGVIGQRETVFDKPMTPSEIQNVMYSTVQPYDVIHAVLQQEVVLYCGRLIATNPDIFKGILKIRVGWVLEAMKLYLTMTGDEDADIENLSPFSIRKLLLRVLTVSLWAADDSFSALQRRQLEGCLFRVPPSLYNHVWDVLERTPLGITVQGHNLPALATLTNKSRSEFSFALQVEEMLNKINQPERRQIVVELLVIVATILRRNPELRFNQILDLDLLLEDSFNMYCKDNDLPLTKDISPLFSLSQNQTTGYLARAAVNSVLQRCALATEDFAEDVEDHCRMQ
- the LOC5567988 gene encoding probable phosphorylase b kinase regulatory subunit beta isoform X4; the protein is MTTMERSVVNPTTPVARQPSLDDMNLDQFLKISNYEDTVKQLDIYYGIVKRQLLQFQSPITGLFPVLSTDREVGSIRDSVYCAASIWSLYQAYRRIDDDRGKSYELGQSAVKCMRGILECWIKQAHRVEKFKSRQCAINALHCKFHLDTGEEIYSDEKYNHLQIDVVSIYLIFLVQMISSGLQIIYTQDEVAFVQNLVYYVERAYRTPDYGMWERGSKYNDGTPEIHASSIGMAKSALEAINGCNLFGEKGASWSVVYVDIDAHNRNRSIFETMLPRESSSKGVDASLIPTLSFPAFASHEDRLVDLTKNNVIKRLRGKKGFKRFSRDGYLSRLEDKTRRYYTKGEIKDFENFECEWPIFYTYMIIDGVFKNNLEQIEEYQMELRKCMHSDMNGDPVVSMCYAPDGDGMYTRASSQSLFLWGQSVFIIAQLLTAGLLHINELDPIRRYLPSYNRPRKGGRYSAFQRTKIGSGTATDLVVQIVLIAESMRLQAMMATYGIQTQTPHEVEPVQIWSSNQLINVYQQLGVNDKIGLTGRPPRPVGSLGTSKVYRICGMTVLCYPLIFEVSDFYLYRDMALLIDDIKTELQFVGKYWRLSGRPTVCLLIREEHMRDPQFKEMIDLLAMLKKGYCDGMKVRIGRLQNLISSSCIEHLDFMSQSDLPDSTESAFAQIHHDYIGYQSLTDVPRAQSYREKKIIAQDYQNRATPDIIEALRNTESIFLQCQLLGIILLREGANYEITGDTVHARLTDLYYRAGTLRYWRAVRYCSSLLRHIVDSISPFITTVLVNGKQITVGVIGQRETVFDKPMTPSEIQNVMYSTVQPYDVIHAVLQQEVVLYCGRLIATNPDIFKGILKIRVGWVLEAMKLYLTMTGDEDADIENLSPFSIRKLLLRVLTVSLWAADDSFSALQRRQLEGCLFRVPPSLYNHVWDVLERTPLGITVQGHNLPALATLTNKSRSEFSFALQVEEMLNKINQPERRQIVVELLVIVATILRRNPELRFNQILDLDLLLEDSFNMYCKDNDLPLTKDISPLFSLSQNQTTGYLARAAVNSVLQRCALATEDFAEDVEDHCRMQ
- the LOC5567988 gene encoding probable phosphorylase b kinase regulatory subunit beta isoform X1, whose amino-acid sequence is MTTMERSVVNPTTPVARQPSLDDMNLDQFLKISNYEDTVKQLDIYYGIVKRQLLQFQSPITGLFPVLSTDREVGSIRDSVYCAASIWSLYQAYRRIDDDRGKSYELGQSAVKCMRGILECWIKQAHRVEKFKSRQCAINALHCKFHLDTGEEIYSDEKYNHLQIDVVSIYLIFLVQMISSGLQIIYTQDEVAFVQNLVYYVERAYRTPDYGMWERGSKYNDGTPEIHASSIGMAKSALEAINGCNLFGEKGASWSVVYVDIDAHNRNRSIFETMLPRESSSKGVDASLIPTLSFPAFASHEDRLVDLTKNNVIKRLRGKKGFKRFSRDGYLSRLEDKTRRYYTKGEIKDFENFECEWPIFYTYMIIDGVFKNNLEQIEEYQMELRKCMHSDMNGDPVVSMCYAPDGDGMYTRASSQSLFLWGQSVFIIAQLLTAGLLHINELDPIRRYLPSYNRPRKGGRYSAFQAKPGIRTKIGSALAIMHDGNGNGNGHTPSKRNSGGMAVSHGAHGPGCGGNGGGKTAGVCNDSVEANVVDFGSSRDTEPGHSEASEVLDKQRGTATDLVVQIVLIAESMRLQAMMATYGIQTQTPHEVEPVQIWSSNQLINVYQQLGVNDKIGLTGRPPRPVGSLGTSKVYRICGMTVLCYPLIFEVSDFYLYRDMALLIDDIKTELQFVGKYWRLSGRPTVCLLIREEHMRDPQFKEMIDLLAMLKKGYCDGMKVRIGRLQNLISSSCIEHLDFMSQSDLPDSTESAFAQIHHDYIGYQSLTDVPRAQSYREKKIIAQDYQNRATPDIIEALRNTESIFLQCQLLGIILLREGANYEITGDTVHARLTDLYYRAGTLRYWRAVRYCSSLLRHIVDSISPFITTVLVNGKQITVGVIGQRETVFDKPMTPSEIQNVMYSTVQPYDVIHAVLQQEVVLYCGRLIATNPDIFKGILKIRVGWVLEAMKLYLTMTGDEDADIENLSPFSIRKLLLRVLTVSLWAADDSFSALQRRQLEGCLFRVPPSLYNHVWDVLERTPLGITVQGHNLPALATLTNKSRSEFSFALQVEEMLNKINQPERRQIVVELLVIVATILRRNPELRFNQILDLDLLLEDSFNMYCKDNDLPLTKDISPLFSLSQNQTTGYLARAAVNSVLQRCALATEDFAEDVEDHCRMQ
- the LOC5567988 gene encoding probable phosphorylase b kinase regulatory subunit beta isoform X2; translation: MTTMERSVVNPTTPVARQPSLDDMNLDQFLKISNYEDTVKQLDIYYGIVKRQLLQFQSPITGLFPVLSTDREVGSIRDSVYCAASIWSLYQAYRRIDDDRGKSYELGQSAVKCMRGILECWIKQAHRVEKFKSRQCAINALHCKFHLDTGEEIYSDEKYNHLQIDVVSIYLIFLVQMISSGLQIIYTQDEVAFVQNLVYYVERAYRTPDYGMWERGSKYNDGTPEIHASSIGMAKSALEAINGCNLFGEKGASWSVVYVDIDAHNRNRSIFETMLPRESSSKGVDASLIPTLSFPAFASHEDRLVDLTKNNVIKRLRGKKGFKRFSRDGYLSRLEDKTRRYYTKGEIKDFENFECEWPIFYTYMIIDGVFKNNLEQIEEYQMELRKCMHSDMNGDPVVSMCYAPDGDGMYTRASSQSLFLWGQSVFIIAQLLTAGLLHINELDPIRRYLPSYNRPRKGGRYSAFQRTKIGSALAIMHDGNGNGNGHTPSKRNSGGMAVSHGAHGPGCGGNGGGKTAGVCNDSVEANVVDFGSSRDTEPGHSEASEVLDKQRGTATDLVVQIVLIAESMRLQAMMATYGIQTQTPHEVEPVQIWSSNQLINVYQQLGVNDKIGLTGRPPRPVGSLGTSKVYRICGMTVLCYPLIFEVSDFYLYRDMALLIDDIKTELQFVGKYWRLSGRPTVCLLIREEHMRDPQFKEMIDLLAMLKKGYCDGMKVRIGRLQNLISSSCIEHLDFMSQSDLPDSTESAFAQIHHDYIGYQSLTDVPRAQSYREKKIIAQDYQNRATPDIIEALRNTESIFLQCQLLGIILLREGANYEITGDTVHARLTDLYYRAGTLRYWRAVRYCSSLLRHIVDSISPFITTVLVNGKQITVGVIGQRETVFDKPMTPSEIQNVMYSTVQPYDVIHAVLQQEVVLYCGRLIATNPDIFKGILKIRVGWVLEAMKLYLTMTGDEDADIENLSPFSIRKLLLRVLTVSLWAADDSFSALQRRQLEGCLFRVPPSLYNHVWDVLERTPLGITVQGHNLPALATLTNKSRSEFSFALQVEEMLNKINQPERRQIVVELLVIVATILRRNPELRFNQILDLDLLLEDSFNMYCKDNDLPLTKDISPLFSLSQNQTTGYLARAAVNSVLQRCALATEDFAEDVEDHCRMQ
- the LOC5567988 gene encoding probable phosphorylase b kinase regulatory subunit beta isoform X6, yielding MTTMERSVVNPTTPVARQPSLDDMNLDQFLKISNYEDTVKQLDIYYGIVKRQLLQFQSPITGLFPVLSTDREVGSIRDSVYCAASIWSLYQAYRRIDDDRGKSYELGQSAVKCMRGILECWIKQAHRVEKFKSRQCAINALHCKFHLDTGEEIYSDEKYNHLQIDVVSIYLIFLVQMISSGLQIIYTQDEVAFVQNLVYYVERAYRTPDYGMWERGSKYNDGTPEIHASSIGMAKSALEAINGCNLFGEKGASWSVVYVDIDAHNRNRSIFETMLPRESSSKGVDASLIPTLSFPAFASHEDRLVDLTKNNVIKRLRGKKGFKRFSRDGYLSRLEDKTRRYYTKGEIKDFENFECEWPIFYTYMIIDGVFKNNLEQIEEYQMELRKCMHSDMNGDPVVSMCYAPDGDGMYTRASSQSLFLWGQSVFIIAQLLTAGLLHINELDPIRRYLPSYNRPRKGGRYSAFQGTATDLVVQIVLIAESMRLQAMMATYGIQTQTPHEVEPVQIWSSNQLINVYQQLGVNDKIGLTGRPPRPVGSLGTSKVYRICGMTVLCYPLIFEVSDFYLYRDMALLIDDIKTELQFVGKYWRLSGRPTVCLLIREEHMRDPQFKEMIDLLAMLKKGYCDGMKVRIGRLQNLISSSCIEHLDFMSQSDLPDSTESAFAQIHHDYIGYQSLTDVPRAQSYREKKIIAQDYQNRATPDIIEALRNTESIFLQCQLLGIILLREGANYEITGDTVHARLTDLYYRAGTLRYWRAVRYCSSLLRHIVDSISPFITTVLVNGKQITVGVIGQRETVFDKPMTPSEIQNVMYSTVQPYDVIHAVLQQEVVLYCGRLIATNPDIFKGILKIRVGWVLEAMKLYLTMTGDEDADIENLSPFSIRKLLLRVLTVSLWAADDSFSALQRRQLEGCLFRVPPSLYNHVWDVLERTPLGITVQGHNLPALATLTNKSRSEFSFALQVEEMLNKINQPERRQIVVELLVIVATILRRNPELRFNQILDLDLLLEDSFNMYCKDNDLPLTKDISPLFSLSQNQTTGYLARAAVNSVLQRCALATEDFAEDVEDHCRMQ
- the LOC5567988 gene encoding probable phosphorylase b kinase regulatory subunit beta isoform X3, which gives rise to MTTMERSVVNPTTPVARQPSLDDMNLDQFLKISNYEDTVKQLDIYYGIVKRQLLQFQSPITGLFPVLSTDREVGSIRDSVYCAASIWSLYQAYRRIDDDRGKSYELGQSAVKCMRGILECWIKQAHRVEKFKSRQCAINALHCKFHLDTGEEIYSDEKYNHLQIDVVSIYLIFLVQMISSGLQIIYTQDEVAFVQNLVYYVERAYRTPDYGMWERGSKYNDGTPEIHASSIGMAKSALEAINGCNLFGEKGASWSVVYVDIDAHNRNRSIFETMLPRESSSKGVDASLIPTLSFPAFASHEDRLVDLTKNNVIKRLRGKKGFKRFSRDGYLSRLEDKTRRYYTKGEIKDFENFECEWPIFYTYMIIDGVFKNNLEQIEEYQMELRKCMHSDMNGDPVVSMCYAPDGDGMYTRASSQSLFLWGQSVFIIAQLLTAGLLHINELDPIRRYLPSYNRPRKGGRYSAFQAKPGIRTKIGSGTATDLVVQIVLIAESMRLQAMMATYGIQTQTPHEVEPVQIWSSNQLINVYQQLGVNDKIGLTGRPPRPVGSLGTSKVYRICGMTVLCYPLIFEVSDFYLYRDMALLIDDIKTELQFVGKYWRLSGRPTVCLLIREEHMRDPQFKEMIDLLAMLKKGYCDGMKVRIGRLQNLISSSCIEHLDFMSQSDLPDSTESAFAQIHHDYIGYQSLTDVPRAQSYREKKIIAQDYQNRATPDIIEALRNTESIFLQCQLLGIILLREGANYEITGDTVHARLTDLYYRAGTLRYWRAVRYCSSLLRHIVDSISPFITTVLVNGKQITVGVIGQRETVFDKPMTPSEIQNVMYSTVQPYDVIHAVLQQEVVLYCGRLIATNPDIFKGILKIRVGWVLEAMKLYLTMTGDEDADIENLSPFSIRKLLLRVLTVSLWAADDSFSALQRRQLEGCLFRVPPSLYNHVWDVLERTPLGITVQGHNLPALATLTNKSRSEFSFALQVEEMLNKINQPERRQIVVELLVIVATILRRNPELRFNQILDLDLLLEDSFNMYCKDNDLPLTKDISPLFSLSQNQTTGYLARAAVNSVLQRCALATEDFAEDVEDHCRMQ